GCTGTCttaacttaatataaatatttgatttagaaaactGTGTATTCATATGAACATTGTCCCATCCCATCGATCAAGGCTGCCTAATCTCTCTATTAATCACTCTGCTAAAAATAAAGCATCATTTAACTACTAGTTGCTTAATTTATTCTCTGAGAAAAAGCCGCAGATGCATGTATAAACATGTGTTCTTCTGTGGGTCATAATGAATGAAGCACTTTGGTTAGGGGAGTTTACACTTCCTTATTAGATTCATAACACGTTAATCTGCTACAAAGTGCTGTTTTCAGAGATAATTAGGCGAATTCCATGATATGACTTTCTTATTTGTTGAAGTATTGACAAGTTTTATTTGCCAtgcaaatatatttctttttttttttttgtatgtaaCGGTGAATTCCACTTGAGTTAAACCATCAAATTGGGCTGAAACCCACAATCATTAATTTAAGTAAgtcaagagtttgattttaatatattatcagagAAGACTTAAACTTATACTCTCTTATACATAATGCTTTTTCTTTTGCTCTTCATGCTACTTCTTCAGGTTATATTTCATATGGGGCTGAATTTGAAGCAAGCTTGCTCGAATGAACCCAAACTCGAGTCTGACATATacgaattcaaacaaaaatatatttgaaaacaatCATGAGCCCAAACTCGAGCTTGACATAAACGAACCTGAgttcaaactaaaatatatttaaaaaaaaatttaaactacaCTGCATGAATCACAAGTGAACTAAATTCGAACGAACGAGATTGGCAAGCTTACCCTAAGTTCGGCTTGTCTACACGAATAGAAGCCAAACATGAACTTCTAATCTATGAAGAGAGTCAAACATGGGTTGAGTTAAACCGAATCGAGCTAAACTCTCTTGCAAACCAACTTCATTCTATTCGAGTTTggttcaattcaaatccaatcttAATTTCATGTTATCTCGTATATAAATTCATAACACATATAACATCATCATCAGGGTTAAAATTTCAGACCTATCAAATTGATAACGAAAGACTAATATGATATCCGTGGTTTGTGTTGTCAACTATGAACTTAGAAGCACCGGAAGTTGATACATACAAATACATAGAAGCATTTAATAAAGAGCCAAGCTGGCTGACTTTCCAGGGCATCTCTACGATGCTGTGCATTAAATAATGCAACGGTGGCTCGTGTGGACACAACCGAGTTCAAAGATTCACACTTCAATTTCATCACCGGATTCCTCGCAGTATTAAAAAACATCAAACATGTTTCAAGATGGTGAgaacctctttttttttttttgttaatttccgataaaagtaaaataaaaagaatgtaCAACTTCTAAGAGAGAAGAAGCGAACAAACGCTTCCAAATTTCgggatttttttttcacatttgccattttaaaatttccgaacaagaaaaattaatacaataatccacccttaaaaccaatttcGGTTGGTGGGATTGATCAATTTCTTAATCTTTACAAACATATTACTGTTGGCGTAGAGAGAAGCGCTTCCAATCTACCAAACGCCGCAAAAATGCATTCACCTGTAAAATCAGTAGTAGAATATTAGCCTAACTTGCATCCTGGAAAATAACTAAGAAAACACCGAATCAACAAGGACAAATAATCTACCTCGGATGGTTCTTGGAGAGAATAGGAAGCATTTGTATCCTTGGGAACTTTAGAAACAAGAATCCCAAAGCCCTGTCCTCTATCGCGCAAAACCTACAATAATGGGTAGGTTAGAAAAAGGGtgaataaaattaagaatatttaatctgtttagaagaaaatttgataCCTTGAAGGCATCCTCATCAGTTCGATCATCGCCAATGTAAACTGGTACAACATCTTTAGAATTGGCATATCCTGAAGAACCCCAATTAACCAACAATATTAATTACGAAAACTCCAATGAagataacaatattaattaaagcAAGGAACATATGCCCACCTAATGCCTCTAGCAAGAACTCAAGGGCTCTGCCTTTGTCCCATTTTATTGTTGGGCGGATCTCCAGCACCTGTTGGAACCAATGAAGAGTTAATCagattactttattattttttttgtctggTGGAAAATCATGATCAATAGCCTACCTTTCTTCCTTGAGTTAGTTTCAGCTTTGGATACTCATTAAGAACTAATCTAACATCCTCAACTAATGCACCCCAGCTCTGTTAAACAAACAAAGCAAATATTAGCctaaaaaatgtgtaaaaatTGTTACCAGATATGTGGGTTTGATTTGTACCTTTTCATCAACACAGCGAAAGTGTACGGAGAGACAAAACTTGTTGTTTTCAACCTTAGCCCCtggaattgattttgttttttctaacaGGGTTTTGTAAACCTGAATGTGGAAAAAGATGatacaaaattacataaatCTCCCATGCATGCATACTGCTCTCTCTTACCATTTTCAACAGGTTGGTAGAAGAAAACAAACCTCGTCAATCATGGGGAGGAATTCGCTGGCCGGTTGAAAGAGAACTCCTTGATTACCCTGGGagttcaaaataagaaaaaaaccattcaaaataatgaacaaaaacGAAAGTCTTTTACATCAAGTGTACAAGTTTAGCTTTGATCATTCACACACCTTCTTGTATTTACGACTTTTGGATGGCCCCTCGATGTCCATGCCATGGCTTCCTGCGTAGTAAAGCTCTGCTAATTTTACAAAGCTGAAAACCTGCAAATTTGCGGTGTTGAAACAACGTTAGATTAACATAATACAATCGAAAATCAGGAGAAGAAAATTTAATGAGGACTTGTGAATGGTGATGAAAAAAATGTACCTTATCTCGGCATCTCCCGGTCACTATAGCTGTGGGAAAATATCTGGCGACGTCCCTTACAGCTTCTCGCATCTGTATTTCAAGGACTTTTCAGTATTTATAATTGacagaataaaaatgaaagtatcagagagagagagagagagagagggagaggtGAAAACAGAACAAACCTCGTTGGTCATGAAAGCTCGATCCGGGTCTTCAACAATAGGTGCCAGGGTACCGTC
This is a stretch of genomic DNA from Mangifera indica cultivar Alphonso chromosome 11, CATAS_Mindica_2.1, whole genome shotgun sequence. It encodes these proteins:
- the LOC123229111 gene encoding probable trehalose-phosphate phosphatase D, with translation MTNQNVMLSESKPTIGVKITLTLSNSALFSQPSPAGYITISRKKLLKKLDDEGGTKLNAWVDSMRDSSPTRAKSTASVTETEEQTSWIAHHPSALSKFEEIVNASKGKKLVMFLDYDGTLAPIVEDPDRAFMTNEMREAVRDVARYFPTAIVTGRCRDKVFSFVKLAELYYAGSHGMDIEGPSKSRKYKKGNQGVLFQPASEFLPMIDEVYKTLLEKTKSIPGAKVENNKFCLSVHFRCVDEKSWGALVEDVRLVLNEYPKLKLTQGRKVLEIRPTIKWDKGRALEFLLEALGYANSKDVVPVYIGDDRTDEDAFKVLRDRGQGFGILVSKVPKDTNASYSLQEPSEVNAFLRRLVDWKRFSLRQQ